Part of the Pseudarthrobacter sp. NBSH8 genome is shown below.
CCGAACTGCAGCACGTCGAACGCGCAGTCCGCCTGCAGGAAGCGCCTTCCGTCAGTGACACCGTGGATTCCATCTACAAACTCGGTCCGCTGCTGTGGACCCACCGCCCCGAGCACCCCGGTTTCCTGGGCCTGCGGTTCGGGCTCGGCACCGGTACATCGCGCATCCTGTTCGAGGAACCCAACAGCAACGACACCGAAGCTGAGTTCATGCGCGAGATCCAGGACTGCCTGAAGCAGTTCAGGGACATCGAGGGTGTCCCCGTGGTCTCCCAGCTGCGCACCGCCGGGTCCTTCGGCGTGGCCGGGGCCCGGGGCCTGGTGGACGACGTTGCCCGCGGCATGGTCCTGCAGTTTGTGGGGCTGCATTCGCCCGCGGAGGCCGTGGTGACAGCCATTACGTCGGCGCAGTCCCGGCAGCGCTGGGACTGGCTGCAGTGGCTGCCCCACGTGGGCTCCGGCCACAGCCCCCTCAACGGCGACCACCTCGCTGCCGGTTCAGCCAGCGGCTCCTCCCTCGTGGCCAGGCTCGAGGACCTGCTCGACGCACGCGAAGCCATGGCCAAGCGCTCCACCCCCGAACACCGCGGATCTGTGGACCCGGCCAAGGACGAAATCCCGGCGCCGGTGCTGCCGGCGGTCCTGGTCATCGTCGAGGACGACGCTCCGGTGGACCGGGGCAGGCTGACCCGCCTCGCCGAGCGAGGGCCGGATTCCGGCGTCCACGTCATGTGGGTGGCCACCGACATCCAGGCGCTCCCTGCCGCCTGCCGGGACTTTATGGTGGTGGACGGCGAAAACGGCACCACCACCGGGCAGGTGCGGCTGGGACGGCACACGTACCCCGTGAGCTGCGAAAGCCTCGACGCCGAAGTGGCCGCGCAGCTGGCCCGGATGCTGGCGCCCGTGGTGGACGTTGGCAAGCCTGTCAGCGACGACTCCGACCTGCCGCGTGCGGTGTCCTACGCCACCCTGATCGGCAAGGACTTCCTGGACAACCCGCAGGCCGTGGCGGAGCGCTGGGTCGAGAACAATTCAGTCCATGCCTCCGCGGTTCCCAACCGGAAGGACAACGGGACCCTCCGGGCGCTGGTGGGTTCCAAGGGGATAGAGCCGCTCTACCTGGACCTGAAGAACGAGGGCCCGCACGCGCTGGTCGGCGGCACCACCGGCGCCGGCAAATCAGAGTTCCTGCAGTCCTGGGTCATGGGCATGGCCGCCGCGTACAGCCCGGACCGCGTGAGCTTCCTGTTTGTGGACTACAAGGGCGGGGCGGCGTTCGCCGATTGCCTCAGCCTGCCCCACACCGTGGGCCTGGTCACCGACCTGTCCCAGCACCTGGTCCGCCGTGCCCTGACCTCCCTCCGTGCCGAGCTGCACTATCGCGAGCACCTGCTGAACCGCAAGAAGGCCAAGGACCTGCTCGGGCTCCAGCGCGAAGCCGACCCGGAAGCACCGCCCTACCTCATTATCGCTGTGGACGAATTTGCGGCGCTGGCCACCGAGGTCCCCGAATTTGTGGACGGCGTAGTGGATGTTGCTGCCCGTGGCCGGTCCCTGGGCCTGCACCTGATCCTGGCCACGCAGCGTCCCGCCGGTGTCATCAAGGACAGCCTGCGCGCCAACACCAACCTCCGGGTGGCCCTGCGCATGGCGGATGAGGATGACGCCACCGACATCCTCGGCGTGCCTGATGCGGCATACTTCGACCCGTCCATCCCGGGCCGCGGCGCCGCCAAGACCGGGCCCGGCCGCATCCAGGGGTTCCAGACCGGCTATGCCGGCGGCTGGACCACGGAGAAGCCCCAGCGTCCGCAGATCGACATCGTGGAAATGGCCTTCGGGTCAGGGCCCAGCTGGGAGGCTCCTGCGCCGGAAAAACCCGTCAAGGAAGCCCCGGCCGGCCCCAACGACATCGCCAGGATGACCACCAACATCGTCCGGGCAGCGGAATCGCTGGCCATCAGGCCGCCGCGCAAACCGTGGCTGGACGAGCTGGCCAAGACGTACGACTTCTCCAAGCTCCCGAACCCCCGGACGGACGAACGGCTGCTGCTGGGCGTGGCCGATGATCCTGCCCGCCAGGAACAGCCCACTGTGTTCTACGAGCCGGACCAGGACGGCAACATGGCCGTCTACGGCACGGGCGGCTCCGGAAAGTCCGCTGCCCTGCGCGGCATTGCGATTGCCGCCGCCGTCACGCCCCGGGGCGGGCCCGTGCACATCTACGGGATAGATTGCGGTTCCTCCGGACTGAAGATGCTCGAAGAGTTGCCGCACGTCGGCGAGATCATCAACGGTGACGACGTCGAACGCGTGGGCCGGCTGCTTCGCCTGCTCCGGGACATCGCCGACGAGAGGTCCGCCCGGTTCGCCGAGGTCAGGGCCTCCACCATCGTGGAATACCGGACCCTGGCCAACCGCCCGGACGAGAAGCGGATCTTCGTGCTGCTGGACGGCATCTCGGCGTTCCGCGAGACGTACGAATTCAGCCGCCTGTCCGCGCTCTGGGATATCTTCCTGCAGCTGGCCACCGACGGCCGTCCCCTGGGGATCCACCTGGTCGTCACCGGTGACCGGCCCAACGCTGTACCGGCGACGTTGCTGGCCTCCATCCAGCGCCGGCTGGTGCTGCGGCTGACGTCCGAGGACGACTACATGTCCATGGACGTCGCCAAGGACGTCCTCACCAGCTCCTCACCGCCCGGGCGCGGCATGCTGGGCGGCTACGAGGTCCAGCTGGCCGTCCTGGGAGGTAACTCCAACCTGGCGCTTCAGGCCCGCGAACTCCACAAGCTCAGCCAGGCGATGCTGCGCCAGGGGCTGGAATCGGCACCCAAAATCCAGCGGCTTCCCGAACTGGTGGACTTGGATGTGCTGCCTGCCGGCAGCCCGGACCTGCCCGTCATCGGTGTCGACGACGAAACCCTGCAGCCGGCCGGGATCATGGCCCAGGGACCGCTGCTGCTGGCCGGACCGCCAGGCGCCGGCAGGACGGTGGCGCTGGTGACCCTGGCGTACGCGCTGCGCCGCTCCAATCCGGACACAGAGCTGGTGTACATCGGCTCGCGCCGGTCCGCGGTGGCGTCGCTGCCGCTCTGGAACCGTTCGGTGGTGGGTGCCGATGACCTGGCCGAGATCATCGAGGACCTCACAGAGCACTCTTCCGGGAACCCCGGGAAGCTGGCGATCTTCATCGAGGGCCTGACCGAGTTCACGGATACCGTGGCGGAATCAGGCGTGTCGCAGCTCGTGTCGGCGTCCATCAAAGCCGATCAGTGGGTCATCGGGGAATCGGAAACGTCAACCTGGTCCTCGGCCTGGTCCCTGGCCCAGCCTTTCAAATCCGGACGCCGGGGCCTGCTCATCAACCCGGGCGACATCGAAGGGGACAGCCTGCTCAACACGTCGCTGGGGCGCGTCAGCCCGGAATTCATACCTGGCCGCGGCTACATCGTGGGACGCGGCAAGGCGCGGAAACTGCAGATCGCCCTGCCGCCGGAAAACAGGGGCTGAGCCGTTGCCTTACACGGGTCCGTAAATCCATTGGATTTGCGGGCCCGTGGGCGTTGTAGGAGACTACCGGAAACACTGTTCGCTGCGGCAAGGGGGTGCCGCGCGCTGTCGAAAAGGTGACCATGATCCGATCTTCATCCGTGCTCCGCGACGTGTCCGCTGCTGCGGCCGCTGCGGTGCTGGCGCTTCTGGTTGGCCTTTCTGCGGCGGCCCCGGCGCAGGCCGACAACGGTGAAAATGGCAAAATGCCCTGTTTGGTGCTGTGTGGCCCGGCCGACGACCCGACGCCGCCCAGTCCGGGCAAACCAACGGAGACGCCCTCGCCGCCGGCCCCAGTGATCGAGCCCCCGGCACCGCCGCCCGCGCCCGTGGTGCCCGCCCCGGAACCGGTTCCCACCCTCGCCCCGGAACCGAGCGTTTCGCCGGCTGAGGAATCGACGTCGGCCGCGCCCAGCACCACCATCGCCAGCCCGCCGTCGTCGTCCGCAGGCCCGTCCACGGAATCGAACTGGAACAAGCCCATCACCAAATCGGTTAAGCCCACGCAGGCCGCCGCTGTTTCCCGGAACGAGGGCTCCGGCCTCTTCGGCGGCCCCGGATTGCTGGCCATTATGGCGGGCGTGCTGCTGGTGGGAGTCTCAGGCCTGGCCTTCGCTTTGTGGAGCAGGAACCGCCTCGCCTCGCACTGACCAGGTCCCGCACGCCACCCACTTCCGTGGCGAACGGTCAGGCACGCACACCGCGGCGCATGGGCGTTTGGGCGCATTGTCGGGGCTGTAGGGCAAGATAGGTCTGTGAGCACAGCACCGGTCCCCGCAGAGAAAACAGCAAACAGTACTGAGGAACTTACCGAGCCGAACGCCGTCCCCGCCGGGTCAGTGCGCGAAGAATACGAAAACCTGACGGACCTGGTCAGGGAGTACCGGTTTGCGTACTACCAGGAGGACGAACCTCTGGTCTCGGACGCTGAATTCGACGAACTGTTCCGGCACCTGGAGGAGATCGAGGCACTGCATCCGGAGCTGGTAGCCAATGATTCGCCCACGCAGGAGGTTGGCGGGGAAGTCTCAGCCGCGTTCGCCGCCGTCGAACACCTGCAGCGGATGTACAGCCTCGAGGACGTCTTTTCCCTGGCGGAGCTGGAAGCGTGGATCACCAAGGCCGAGGCCGGCGTCAGCAAGCTGGGGGACACCGCCCAGCTGGCGTGGCTCACGGAACTGAAGATTGACGGCCTCGCGGTCAACCTGTTGTACCGCGACGGGAAACTGGTCCGTGCCGCCACCAGGGGTGACGGAACCACTGGTGAAGACATCACCCACAACGTCCTGACGATCAAGGAAATCCCGACGGAACTGACGGGCACCGGATTTCCCGCAGAGGTGGAAATCCGGGGTGAGGTCTTTATCCCCTCGAAGGCCTTTGCGGAATTCAATGAGGCACTGATCGAAGCCGGCAAGGCGCCACTGGCCAACCCCAGGAATGCTGCCGCCGGTTCGATCAGGCAGAAGGATCCTGCGGAAACCGCCAAGCGTCCGTTGCGGATGTTTGTCCACGGCATTGGTGCGCGCGAAGGGCTCGAAACCCTGAGCCAGTCCCAGACCTACGCCGTGCTGGAACAGTGGGGCCTTCCCGTCAGCCCGTACTTCGAGGTTCTCTGCGGCCTGCCGGAGATCCTTGCCTTCATCAAGCGCTATGGCGAGCAACGGCATACCCTGATGCACGAAATCGACGGCATCGTGGTCAAGATCGACGACTTCGCCACGCAGCGTGCCCTCGGCTACACCTCACGCGTTCCCCGCTGGGCCGTCGCCTACAAGTACCCGCCGGAAGAAGTCCACACCAAACTGCTGGACATCCAGGTCCAGGTGGGCCGTACCGGCCGGGTGACCCCGTTCGGGGTGCTGGAGCCGGTGAAGGTGGCCGGTTCCACCGTGGCCCGTGCCACGCTGCACAACCAGGACGTGGTCAAAGCCAAGGGCGTGCTGATCGGCGACGTCGTGGTGCTGCGCAAGGCCGGAGACGTCATCCCGGAGATCGTCGGCCCCGTGATGGCGCTGCGCATAGGCCGTGAGGACGAACTGCACGAGTTCGTGATGCCCGCCGAATGCCCGTCCTGCGGCACGGAGCTCGCCCCCTCCAAGGAGGGCGACATCGACATCCGCTGTCCCAATTCCAGGTCCTGCCCTATCCAGCTGACGGAGAGGGTCGCGCACCTGGCCGGCCGCGGGGCCTTCGACATCGAGGCCCTCGGCGGGGAAGCTGCCGTGGCACTTACCGATCCGGCGGAGCCCAGGCCCGGCCCGCTGGTAAGCGAATCGGAGCTCTTCTTCCTGACCGCGGCGGATCTGGAGCACGTGCGGATCCTGCGCGAGAAACGTTCCAAGGGCGTGGGCACCGGCGTCTTCGAGCTGGTCCCGTACTTCTGGACAAAGGCAACCGCCAAGACGCCGTCCAAGCCCACGGCGACCACCGCGAAGCTCTTAGCGGAGCTGGAGAAGGCAAAGGCCCAGCCACTGTGGCGGGTGCTGGTTGCCCTGTCCATCCGGCACGTTGGTCCGCGCGCCTCGAGGGCCCTGGCCACGGCGTTTGGCACCATGGACGGTATCCGGAAGGCCTCCGAGGAAGACCTGGCCCACGTGGACGGCGTTGGCCCAACCATTGCGGCCGCACTGAAGGAGTGGTTCGCCGAGGACTGGCACGTGGAAATCGTTGACCGCTGGGCCGCGGCCGGGGTCCGCATGGAGGACGAGCGCGACCAATCCATGCCGCGGACCCTGGAAGGGTTGACCCTTGTGGTTACCGGCTCCCTGCCGAACTTCAGCCGGGACGAGGCGAAGGAAGCGATCCTCATCCGCGGAGGCAAAGCCGCGGGCTCGGTCTCGAAAAACACCAGTTATGTGGTGGCCGGCGAAAGCGCAGGCACCAAACTGGATAAAGCCGAACAGCTCGGAATTCCCGTGCTGGACGAGGACGGCTTCCGGGAACTCCTTGCGAACGGTCCGGCGCCTGCCGGGGGAGCCACGCCCACACCGACATCCACAGAATCAGAAGAGGCAGCCGAATGAACCAGCAGGACCGCACCACCGAATTGCTTGCGGTGGCCCGGCAAGCAGCCGCCGCCGGCGCCGCCGTGCTGGCTTCCCGCAATGGCGAAACGCTGGATGTCAGCAACAAAGGCGACGCCGGGGACTGGGTTACGGCCTTTGATGTCGCCGCTGAGAATGCGGTTCGGGATGCCATCACGGCCGCCCGCCCGCAGGACACCATCACGGGCGAGGAACATGGGACCACCCGCCCCGCTGCCCCCACCGGCTATCGCTGGTCCATCGACCCGCTGGACGGTACCACCAACTTCATCCGGAACATCGTCTACTACGCCACCTCCGTGGCAGTGGCGGATTCCGACGGCGTCTGGCTGGCCGGCGTCGTCAACGCCCCGGCGCTGGGCCGTGTCTACTACGCTGCCCGCGGCCAGGGTGCGTGGCTGGAAGAGGGCGGCCGGGTGACCCGGCTCCAGGGCCCGGTGCCGGACCGTGCCGGGCAGATCCTCGCCACCGGCTTCAGTTACGACCCCGCCGTACGCTCCGAACAGGCTGCACTGCTGGGTAGCCTGATGGACGGATTCGCAGACGTCCGGCGGCTGGGCTCCGCGGCGCTGGACCTCTGCATGGTGGCTGACGGGACCCACGACGCCTACGGAGAACGCGGGCTCAACGAACATGACTTCTCCGCCGGTGCGCTGATTGCCGAGGAAGCCGGCTGCTGGGTCCGGCGTCCCCGGCTGGCCAGTCCGCTGGACGGCGGACCAGCCGACGAGGACAGGCTTGCCGCCTGGACCTGCGCCGGGACCTTGGCCTTGTCCGGGAAGTTTCCGCTGTGACGCCGTTGCGCCACTAGCATTGTCAGGTGCAATCGCAAATAACCATCCGACCGGCCGTTGAGGCAGACTTTCAGGCCATCGCCAGGATCACCGTGGACTCGTACCTGGCAGCAGGGTATTTCGACAGCGCGGACCATCCCTATATGCAGCAGATCCAGGACGTTGCCGCCCGTGCGGCGAAGGCCACCATCTGGGTTGCCGAGCGTGACCGGCAGGTCCTGGGATCCGTGACTCTCGCGCTGGCAGGTGAACCGTTCGCCGACATCGCCCTGCCGGATGAGCTGGAGTTCCGGATGCTGGTGGTGGATCCCGCGGTCCAGCGCAGCGGCGCAGGCAAGGCCATGGTGGAAGCCATCATTGAGCATGCCAAATCGCTGGAGGGGATCACCGGCGTGGCCCTCACCACCGGCGGGACCTGGGAGAGTGCCCATGGCCTCTACCGGAAGACAGGCTTCAAACGTGTCCCCGAGCGTGACTGGCTGATTCCGGGCACCGACATAAAGCTGCTGGTTTACCGGCTTGACGTCCAGTCAACCTAAAGTGGTGCCGACTCATTTTCGGCACTGAAAGGCCCACCATGCGCAAAACATTCGGCACCGGCTCCGTCTGGGAGCAGACCCTCGGCTACTCCCGCGCCGTCCAGGTGGACAACACGCTGTACATCTCCGCCACGGCCGCCAGCGGCGAGGACGGCATTGTGGGCGAGGACTTCTACACGCAGACCCAGTACATCCTGCAGAAGCTCGGCGTGGTCCTGGCCGATGCCGGTTTCAGCATCGACGACGTGGTCCAGTCCAAGCTGTACCTGACGGACATCAGCAAGTGGGAAGAAGCCGGCCGCGCCCATGGAGAGGTCTTCGGCGAGATCCGCCCCACCCTTGCCCTGGTGCACGTCCTGCCGTTCCTTGACCCGAAGATGCTCGTCGAGATCGAGCTCGTGGCGCAGAAGAGCGCCAACTAGGAAGCCTCCCGCAGTCCGTTCGCGCTCAAGGGGGCGCCGCTACTGGGCCGGGAGGCTGTAGCGGTGCTCCGGGCGTCCGGTGGTCCCGTAGCGCAGTTGGATGTCGACGGCGCCGTCGTCGGCCAGCGAGGACAGGTACCTTTGTGCCGTGGCCCGGGAAACCCCTACGCGGGTGGCCACTTCCACCGCCGAATACTGCTCGCCGGCCACCAGCGATTCCAGCACCGCGGCCTCGGTGACCGAGCGGGGCTTGGCCGATGGCGCCACGTCCCCGGGGATCAGTGCCCGCTTGGCCCGCTCCACGGAGCCCTGGTCCAGAGACCCGGGCTGGCCCAGCAGCCTGCGGTACCGGGCATACGAACGCAGCTGCTGCGACAGCGACTCGGCAGTAAAGGGCTTCAACAGGTAGCCAAGGGCGCCGCGGCGGAACGCTTTCCGCAGCGACTCGGTGTCCGACGCGGCACTGAGGATCATGGTGTCCACGTCGAGCTGCTGCAGCAGGTCGAGCCCTGAGGCGTCCGGCAGGTAGACATCCAGCAGCACCAGGTCCGGGCGGAGACTGTGGATCGCCTGCTGGGCCAGGGACGCCGACCCCACCGGCGCCAGCGCAAGGAAACCCGCCACCGAATCCACATACGCGGCATGCAGCTTGGCCACGTGGAAATCGTCATCCACAATCAGCACCCTGAAATCCTCAGGCATCATTGTCCTCTCCAGCCAAATCCGTGGTCCCCGAAGGTGTCCCGGCCGTTGTGCGTGGCAGGGAAGCCATAAACACGGCCCCGGGTCCGCCCGTTGTCCCCGGCTCAAGCAAGCGGACGTCCCCGCCGCGGCGCCGCGCCAGCTTCCGGGCGAGGGCCAGGCCCAGCCCCTGCCCGCCGCTGGTCCCGGCGGCAGCCGCCGAAGCCACCAATACAGGGCCGGCTGCGGTCGTAAATCCTTCTGCAAAGACCACTTCCGGATCCGTCCCGGCCGCGAGCCCGTCACCCGAATCGGCGACGACGATGTGCAGCGTCCCGCCGTCGTCGTGCGGTTCGTCCAGCACCTCCAGCTCCACCCAGCGCTCCGGGGAGGAACCGGCGACGGCGGCGTTTACGGCGTTGTCTATCAGGTTGCCCAGCACCGTGGTCACGTCCTGCGGCTCGGTGACCTGGCCGCGGACCAGGGTTTCGGGCCCGATCCGCAGCGTAACACCGCGCTCATCAGCCTCCACCCCCTTGGCACCCACAAAGGCCTGCAAGTACGGGTCCTGCAACAGTTCCGCCTGGTCCACCGGAAACTTCAGCGGCCCCTTCGCGACCAGCCCGGCCAGGTAATCGTGGACCTGCTGGTGCTGCCCGATGCTCATCAGGCCGGCGATGGTATGCAGCTGGTTGGCGAACTCGTGGCGCTGCGCGCGCAGGGCCGTGGACATGGTGCCCACGGCGTCGAGCTGCCGGGTGAGCTGCTGGAGTTCGGTGCGGTCCCGGAGCATCACCACCCAGCCCAGGTCCTCGCTTCGATGCAGGGCCTTGCGCGCGCTGGCCACCAGGACACTGCCGCCGGCCACCAGCGCAATGGCGTCCGCCTCCGCCGCGTCCGGCCGGGTCAGCGCCTTGAGCTGCCCGGGCACCGGAGCGTCGGCCCACGGCGTCCCGGAAAGGTCCGGCTGCTCGAGAAGGCGCTGCGCGGCTGCGTTGAACACGCTGATCCTGCCGTTGGACGAAACGCCGATGACGCCGTCGTCCACGCCCTGCAGAACGGCCACCTGGTCGTGAACCAGCGTGCTGATTTCCTCGGGCTCCAGCCCCAGGGTCAGCCGCTGGAGCCGCCGCCGCAGCAGGAACGAAGCCAGCACTCCCGTGAGCAGCGCTCCGCCTGCGGTGAGGACGATCGGGACGATGTCGCGGGCCAGGCTTTGGCCCAGCGATTCCATTGAGTAGCCAACGCTGACAATTCCCACCACGGTTGTGGAGGACTCTGGTGCATAGATGGGCACCTTGGCACCTGCTGACGGGCCGAGGGTCCCGGTGTTCCGCGTGGTCTCTTCCCGTCCGGCAAGCGCCACCGAGGGGTCAGTGCTCACGTGCTCGCCGAGGAGGGCAGGGTCCGGATGGGCCAGGCGAAGGCCGGTTTCGTCGGTGATCGCCACAAAGAAGGCGCCGGTGCGGAGGCGGGCGGCCTCTGCGGCGGCCTGCACGGGCCCGGCGGCCAGCACGGGAGCCGGCGGCGTGCCCTCTTCCTTGCTGATGGCCTCGACGGCGGAGCGTATGCCCGGATCCGAGGCCACAGTCCGGGCGAGGGTCAAAGCCTGGTTCTCGGCCTCGTTGCCGATCCGCCCGGACACCAGCCAGGCGTGGACGGCGCCGCTGAGCAGCACCACGAGCAGCACAACGCCCAGCTGCAGGAGCAGCGTCTGGGTGGAGAAGCGCATGGCGAGCCGTGGCATCCGGGCTCCTTCCGCCGTCGTGCGCGCCGGTATGTGCAGGGGCAGCCCGGGCGCTGGAAATCAAAGTGCTTCTGCCATCCTAGGGTGTGAGCACAATGCGCAAAATGCTCCGAATAAGCAGTATGCCAATCAATTGGGCCAAAGGCACGGCCGTGACGTCCACCACCCTAATGTCTGTAGCACGCGTCACACTGCGGTGGCGTTGTTCACATGAAGGAGCCGGCCGTGCTGGTATTACTTGGATTCGCAATGATCGCGGTATTCATGGTGCTGATCATGACGAAGAAGCTGACGCCAGTACTGGCGCTGATCATCGTCCCCACCGTTTTTGGCCTGTTCGCAGGTGCCGGACTGGGTATCGGGGACATGGTCCTGGAGTCCATGAAGTCCATGACGTCCACGGCGGCGCTCCTGATGTTCGCCATCATCTACTTCGGCCTGATGATCGACGTCGGACTGTTCGACCCGCTCGTGAAGTTCATCCTCCGCAAGCTCGGCAATGACCCCGCCAAGGTAGTGCTCGGCACCGCGATCCTCGCGGCCGCGGTCTCCCTGGACGGCGACGGCTCCACCACCTTCATCCTCACCACCGCCGCCATGCTCCCGGTCTACCTTCGCCTCAAGATGAGCCCCGTAGTCCTCACCTGCGTGGCCGGCCTGGCCAACGGCACCATGAACATCCTGCCGTGGGGCGGCCCCACCGCCCGCGCTGCCACCGCGCTGCACCTGGACGTCAACGACGTTTTTGTCCCCATGATCCCGTCCCTTATCGCCGGCCTCGTTGTGGTCTTCGGCTTCGCCTGGCTGCTGGGCCTGCAGGAACGCAACCGACTCCGCGCCATTGCACCGGAAATCTGGGGAACGCCGGACACAGCAGAGCCGTTCACCGCGGAAAAGTTCGACGGCGGCGCTTCCGACGGCGGTTCGGGAAGCAGCCGCGGACGCAAGGGAGGCGGCCCCGCCGGAGTAGCCCCCGCCGTCGTCGGTTCAGTGTCTGTCCTGGACCGCACCGGAACGCTGGTGGATGAACGGGATTCCGCCATGGCGGACACCGCCCTGGACCCGAACCGCAAGACGCTGCGTCCCAGGCTCTTCTGGTTCAACCTTGGACTGACTGTCGCGGTCATGTTGGTGCTCGTGGCCAACATCGTGCCGCTGCCGTTTGTCTTCATGGTGGGCTCCGCCATTGCACTGCTGGTGAACTTCCCCAAGGTCAAGGAACAGGGCGAGCAGCTGATCGCCCACGCACCGTCCATCGTGGCCGTGGTCAGCATGGTCATGGCCGCGGCCGTCCTCACCGGCGTCCTGAAGGGCACCGGCATGGTCGAGGCCATGTCCGCGTGGCTTGTCCAGATCATCCCCACGAGCATGGGCCCGTTCATGGCCGTCATCACCGGCGTCCTCAGCATCCCCATGACGTTCTTCATGAGCAACGACGCCTTCTACTTCGGCGTTCTGCCCGTACTCAGTGAGACCGCCGCGCACTACGGAATCAGCGCTGCGGACATGGCGCGTGCCTCCATCACCGGGCAGCCGTTCCACCTGCAGAGCCCGCTGGTTCCGGCCATTCTCCTGCTGGTCTCGCTGGCCAAGGTGGACCTCGGAGACCACCACAAAAAGGTCCTGTGGCGCACCGCAGTGGTTTCCCTCGTCATGCTGGGCGTGGGGATGCTGACGGGAGCCATCGGGATCGGTTAGTCTGTAGCTGCCTGTGGCTGGCCCTTGTGGCCGGGACCACGGCACCGATGTGCCCGTCTGACGCCCGCTGGGGGTCGTCAGACGGGCACTGACGTTTCCCCACTAGACTGGTTCGGAAAACAATCCGAACCTGCAGGGGAGATCCATGGCTGCGATCAACCGTGACGACGTGGCGCACCTCGCGCGGCTCGCTCACATCGAGATGAGTGCTGAAGAGCTGGACAGGATGGCCGGCGAACTCGCCGTCATCGTTGATTCAGTGAAGTCCGTGAGTGAAGCCGCCGGTGACGACGTCCCGGCAACTTCCCACCCGATCCCGCTGACCAACGTGTTCCGCGAGGACGTTGTGGGCCACACCTTCACCGCGGAGCAGGCACTCTCGGGAGCTCCGGATTCCGATGAGAACCGTTTCAAGGTCCCGGCAATCCTGGATGAGGCATAACCATGACTGACACCAACGAACTCATCCGCCTCTCCGCCGCGCAGTTGGCCGCCAAGCTGGCCGCCCGCGAGGTCACCTCCGTCGAGGTCACCCAGGCGTACCTGGACCGCATTGCTGCCGTGGACGGCGGCGAACGCGGGGTGAACGCTTTCCTGCACGTCAACACCGAGGAAGCGCTCGCCGTCGCCGCAGAGGTGGACGCCATCCGTGCCGCAGGAGGTGCCGCGGCCGGGGAACTCCACGAACTCGCCGGCGTGCCGATCGCGGTCAAGGACCTCATTGTCACCATCGGCCAGCCCACCACGGCGGGCTCCAAGATCCTCGAGGGCTGGCACAGCCCCTACGACGCCACGGTAGTCAAGCGCCTCCGTGCCGCCAAAATGCCCATCCTGGGCAAAACCAACCTGGACGAATTCGCCATGGGTTCCTCCACCGAGCACTCCGCGTACGGCCCCACCCGCAACCCGTGGGACCTGGACCGGATCCCCGGCGGGTCCGGCGGCGGTTCGGCCGCGGCCGTTGCCGCTTTCGAAGCCCCGCTGGCCCTCGGCACGGACACCGGCGGGTCCATTCGCCAGCCCGGCGCCGTCACAGGCACCGTGGGAGTCAAGCCCACCTACGGCGGTGTCTCCCGCTACGGTGCCATCGCCATGGCTTCCTCGCTGGACCAGATCGGCCCGGTTTCCCGCACCGTCCTGGACTCGGCACTGCTGCACCAGGTCATCGGCGGTCATGATCCCTTTGACTCCACGTCCCTGCCGGACCCCCTGGCAGACCTCGTCGCCGCAGCCCGCGTGGGCAATGTCGAAGGCATGCGGATCGGCATCATCAAGGAACTCCACGGCGAGGGCTACCAGGCCGGCGTCGAGAATCGCTTCAACGAATCCCTGGAGCTGCTGAAGCAGGCCGGTGCGGAAATCGTTGAGGTGTCCTGCCCTAACTTCCAGTACGCCCTCGGTGCCTACTACCTGATCATGCCGTCGGAGGCCTCCTCCAACCTGGCAAAGT
Proteins encoded:
- a CDS encoding FtsK/SpoIIIE domain-containing protein, with amino-acid sequence MRIRLTLRRDPAETKDLAVTVDGLATVADIATQLWVADPDRKGSPAPENLSLRIDEAFVGGGMRGSVLTRADNLLESGLRPGSVVSLTEVSELFNAPGAHRGPAAATLRILSGPDVGQEFSLPSGTSYIGRDRDVDIRLTDPLTSKRHARITVGESVEIVDTNSANGLLMDGLPVTRATLNSSDTVTLGETTVTVVPLGRNQAAAPTSPLVDFNRSPRVVPRFEAPKRVPPAGPKRPDHQPFPYIMLMAPLLMGGIMFAVTRNILSVVFMMMMPLFIVGHYVDHKMQTRRQQKEQLKQFRESMAAFRQDITELQHVERAVRLQEAPSVSDTVDSIYKLGPLLWTHRPEHPGFLGLRFGLGTGTSRILFEEPNSNDTEAEFMREIQDCLKQFRDIEGVPVVSQLRTAGSFGVAGARGLVDDVARGMVLQFVGLHSPAEAVVTAITSAQSRQRWDWLQWLPHVGSGHSPLNGDHLAAGSASGSSLVARLEDLLDAREAMAKRSTPEHRGSVDPAKDEIPAPVLPAVLVIVEDDAPVDRGRLTRLAERGPDSGVHVMWVATDIQALPAACRDFMVVDGENGTTTGQVRLGRHTYPVSCESLDAEVAAQLARMLAPVVDVGKPVSDDSDLPRAVSYATLIGKDFLDNPQAVAERWVENNSVHASAVPNRKDNGTLRALVGSKGIEPLYLDLKNEGPHALVGGTTGAGKSEFLQSWVMGMAAAYSPDRVSFLFVDYKGGAAFADCLSLPHTVGLVTDLSQHLVRRALTSLRAELHYREHLLNRKKAKDLLGLQREADPEAPPYLIIAVDEFAALATEVPEFVDGVVDVAARGRSLGLHLILATQRPAGVIKDSLRANTNLRVALRMADEDDATDILGVPDAAYFDPSIPGRGAAKTGPGRIQGFQTGYAGGWTTEKPQRPQIDIVEMAFGSGPSWEAPAPEKPVKEAPAGPNDIARMTTNIVRAAESLAIRPPRKPWLDELAKTYDFSKLPNPRTDERLLLGVADDPARQEQPTVFYEPDQDGNMAVYGTGGSGKSAALRGIAIAAAVTPRGGPVHIYGIDCGSSGLKMLEELPHVGEIINGDDVERVGRLLRLLRDIADERSARFAEVRASTIVEYRTLANRPDEKRIFVLLDGISAFRETYEFSRLSALWDIFLQLATDGRPLGIHLVVTGDRPNAVPATLLASIQRRLVLRLTSEDDYMSMDVAKDVLTSSSPPGRGMLGGYEVQLAVLGGNSNLALQARELHKLSQAMLRQGLESAPKIQRLPELVDLDVLPAGSPDLPVIGVDDETLQPAGIMAQGPLLLAGPPGAGRTVALVTLAYALRRSNPDTELVYIGSRRSAVASLPLWNRSVVGADDLAEIIEDLTEHSSGNPGKLAIFIEGLTEFTDTVAESGVSQLVSASIKADQWVIGESETSTWSSAWSLAQPFKSGRRGLLINPGDIEGDSLLNTSLGRVSPEFIPGRGYIVGRGKARKLQIALPPENRG